A region from the Carcharodon carcharias isolate sCarCar2 chromosome 29, sCarCar2.pri, whole genome shotgun sequence genome encodes:
- the LOC121271050 gene encoding trypsin-like, with amino-acid sequence MMTMTLCILLYSAAASANLKIINGQNCSPHSQPWQVLLTFNGYRWCGGSLINDQWIVSAAHCYHPSSILVAHLGEHNLSHSEGTEQRIQVAKAIVHPNYNYRNFNNDILLLKLAWPATFDQYVRPIPLPRQCATAGTQCSTSGWGRLMINGGELPEVLQCLNQPILPDADCAKAYPLYFTDNMFCSGYWEGGQGTCQGDSGGPVVCNGELQGITSWGYLCAMKDHPGVFVKVCNYNNWIQAVMDEN; translated from the exons ATGATGACTATGACTCTCTGTATTCTTCTTTACTCAGCTGCTGCTTCTGCGAATCTGAAGATCATTAATGGCCAGAATTGTTCTCCTCACTCTCAGCCCTGGCAGGTTTTGCTGACCTTTAATGGGTATCGCTGGTGTGGGGGCTCCCTGATAAACGACCAGTGGATAGTGTCAGCTGCTCATTGTTACCACCC GTCCAGCATCCTCGTGGCTCATCTGGGCGagcacaacctctctcactccgaGGGGACGGAGCAGCGAATCCAAGTGGCCAAGGCCATCGTGCACCCCAATTACAACTACAGGAACTTCAACAACGACATCTTGCTGCTCAAACTGGCCTGGCCGGCCACATTTGACCAGTACGTCAGGCCCATCCCTCTGCCCAGACAGTGTGCCACAGCCGGGACTCAATGCAGCACCTCTGGCTGGGGAAGACTCATGATTAACGGAG GTGAATTACCTGAAGTCCTACAGTGCCTGAATCAGCCCATCCTGCCTGATGCTGATTGCGCCAAAGCTTATCCACTCTACTTCACGGACAACATGTTCTGCTCAGGATACTGGGAGGGAGGTCAGGGCACATGCCAG GGAGACTCAGGGGGACCTGTGGTCTGTAATGGGGAGCTACAAGGCATTACTTCCTGGGGTTACCTCTGTGCTATGAAGGATCATCCCGGTGTCTTTGTGAAAGTTTGTAACTACAACAATTGGATCCAAGCGGTCATGGATGAAAACTGA
- the LOC121271062 gene encoding trypsin-like has protein sequence MMTITLCILLYSAAASANLKIINGQNCSPHSQPWQVLLTFNGYRWCGGSLINDQWIVSAAHCYHPSSILVAHLGEHNLSHSEGTEQRVQVVKAIVHPNYNYRNFNNDILLLKLAWPATFDQYVRPIPLPSQCATAGTQCSTSGWGRLMINGGELPEVLQCLNQPILPDADCAKAYPLYFTDNMFCSGYWEGGQGTCQGDSGGPVVCNGELQGITSWGYHCAMKDHPGVFVKVCNYYNWIQAVMDEN, from the exons ATGATGACTATCACTCTCTGTATTCTTCTTTACTCAGCTGCTGCTTCTGCGAATCTGAAGATCATTAATGGCCAGAATTGTTCTCCTCACTCTCAGCCCTGGCAGGTTTTGCTGACCTTTAATGGGTATCGCTGGTGTGGGGGCTCCCTGATAAACGACCAGTGGATAGTGTCAGCTGCTCATTGTTACCACCC GTCCAGCATCCTCGTGGCTCATCTGGGCGagcacaacctctctcactccgaGGGGACGGAGCAGCGAGTCCAAGTGGTCAAGGCCATCGTGCACCCCAATTACAACTACAGGAACTTCAACAATGACATCTTGCTGCTCAAACTGGCCTGGCCGGCCACATTCGACCAGTACGTCAGGCccatccctctgcccagccagtgTGCCACAGCCGGGACTCAATGCAGCACCTCTGGCTGGGGGAGACTCATGATTAACGGAG GTGAATTACCCGAAGTCCTACAGTGCCTGAATCAGCCCATCCTGCCTGATGCTGATTGCGCCAAAGCTTATCCACTCTACTTCACGGACAACATGTTCTGCTCAGGATACTGGGAGGGAGGTCAGGGCACATGCCAG GGAGACTCAGGGGGACCTGTGGTCTGTAATGGGGAGCTACAAGGCATTACTTCCTGGGGTTACCACTGTGCTATGAAGGATCATCCCGGCGTCTTTGTGAAAGTTTGTAACTACTACAATTGGATCCAAGCGGTCATGGATGAAAACTGA